A stretch of DNA from Silvanigrella paludirubra:
TTTAGGAAAAGAATTAGCTGAAAGTTTAGATGCTAAAATAGGTAACATAGTTACCTTAATGACATTTGGTTCGGAGAGAAATACTTTAGGTGTTCGTTATAATAAACTATATGTTACAGGTATTATTGATACTGGACTTTCTGAAATTGATAAAAAACAAGTGTTTATGAATTTTGATGATGGGATAAAACTATTTGGTTCTCTTAATTGGGCAAGTGGAATTGAAATTAGTATGAAAAACCCCGATCAAGCACTTTTGGTATCTAAAAAGTTAAATTTAGAAATTCCTTATAATGTCATTTCATGGCAACAGCTTCATACAGGACTTTTTGAGCAAATTGAAAGAGATGGCACCGCAATTCAATTAATAGTTCTTATTATATCATTTGTAGCAGGATTTAATATTATTGTTACATTAAGTTTAACTGTAATGGATAGAGCAAAACAAATTGCATTGTTAAGAGCTTTAGGCGCAAAAAAATCTTTAGTCATAAGCACATTTGTTTATTCAGGAATTGTTTTAGGAATATTTGGTTCCACATTAGGTGTAATCTGTGGACTTATTATATTAAAAATATTTTCAGGTATTTATTTAGGCGATTTTCAAAAATTTTATTATCTTGAAAAAATCCCAGTTCATATTGATTTTCAACTTATTATTTTTGCATTTTTTACATCAATTTTTTTATCCTTTATTGGGGCGTTGTATCCAGCATGGAAAGCATCAAGAGTTTCTCCAATGCATGGCTTAAATCAAGGAAATTAGAAAGGTAATATTTTATGACAACTCATATCGGGTTTGCGACTTCTCAGGGGACAAAACCTTCAAGTCAATCTTTAGGCCGCGTTTTTGAATCGAGAAGAAGAGTTCTTTATAAAGGAGGCCCTAGTGTAACACCCGTTGGATTTGGTACTTATCGCATTGGCTTTTCTAAAAACTTAGGATTTCCGGATTGTGTAAATGCACTAGAGAGTGCTCTTCGTAAAGGATTAAATTTAATAGATTCCAGTTCTAATTATGGACATGGACAATCGGAAATGTTGATTGGAAAAACAATTACGAAATTAATTAATGAAAATATAATTAAAAGAGAAAATATAGTTGTTGTTTCTAAAGTTGGTTATATTCAAGCTTCAAATATTGAGTTAGCAAAATCTAGAGAATTACAAGGTAACGGATTTCAAGAAATCAGTAAATTTGGTGACGAAACATGGCATTGTATTCATCCTGATTTTATTTTTGACCAAATAGAACGTTCTTGTAGCAGATTAGGCCTTGAGACAATTGATGTTTACTTACTTCATAACCCTGAATATATGTTAAAAAGATTTGAACTAGATGGAATGGATGTAGAAGAAGCAAGAGCTTTATTTTATAGTCGTTTAAAAGAAAGTTTTATCGCACTTGAAAAATTAGTTTCAACTGGAAAAATAAAAGCATATGGAATTAGCTCAAATAATTTAGGAGCTCCTCAAGAAGAATATTCTTCAGTTTCAATAAAAAAAGTTCATGAGGTTGCAAAATCTATATTTGAAAATCCAAATTTTAAAGTAGTTCAATTTCCTATGAACTGGATAGAAGTTTCACCCGCATTTTATGACATAGAAGATTTAGGTGAATCCACTCTTTCCTATGCACAAAAGAATGACATTGGTGTTATGTTAAATAGACCTTTTAATGCCATGTTTAATGATGGACTTATTAGATTGACAAGACCGCAAGTAAACAAAGAAGATATGGATAAATTAGATGCTGGAATGAAACTTGGTCTTGAAAATTGGTCAAAATTAGCTTCCGATTTGGAACGTCTTGCTAAAGAACAATTAGCTGATGTATTGGGTTACGACGATGCAACTTTATCCCAAATTGTAGTTTCAACGTTAGCTTGGTATCCTGGAGTAACAAGTGTTTTATGTGGTGTTCGAAAAGAACATTATGTTGATGATGTTGAGCAAGCTCTTGCTCGTCCTTCATTGCCAAGAGCAAGAGAGCATTTGTACGGTATTTATGAAAACCTTGAATTTAGTACTTAGTGTGTTTAAAATGGAGATTTTATATGAATCTTACCCAAGAATTTTCTAAATTTGCTCTTGCAACGGGTCCGCAATGGGTAATGTATTTGTTAATTGTTTGTAGTGTTATTAACGTAGCAATTATAATAGATCGCATTATCTTTTTTCAAAAAATGAAAGGTGATTTTGCTGAGTTTATTAAAAATTTAACGGAACGATTAAATTCTTCTGAGCCAATTGAGCAAACATCTGCTTGGTGTTCTGGACAAAAAATGCTGGAAGCAAATGTTGCGGCAGTTGGTTTAGAGCGCAGTAAAGATAATTTAAAAGCAGCAGAAGAATCTATGAATGCAACAATGATTGCAGCTAAAACACGATTAGAAAGAGGCACTGTTGTTCTTGGTACTTTAGGAAGTAACACACCTTTTCTAGGATTATTTGGAACAATTATTGGTATTATTGAAGCCTTTCATGCTTTATCAACCGCGGCAGCTCCTGGTCCTGAGGTCATTATGGCGTCTATTTCGGAAGCACTTGTTGCGACAGCGCTTGGCATTTTAGTTGCTATTCCTGCAGTTGTTTCTTTTAACTTTTTCAATCGTGCGATTAAAAAGAAAATGGCAAATAGTGATGCAACTTCTAGAATTGTAATGACCCATTTAGGCTCTAATCAAAGAAAAGGGGGCTAAAAAATGGCAGGTAAAATTGGTGGTGGTGATGATGAACCCATTGTTGACATAAATATTACTCCATTTGTGGACGTTGTTTTAGTTCTATTAGTTATATTTATGGTAACAGCACATTTTATTGTAAATAAAGGAATGAAACTAGAATTACCTAAAGCTGTAACTGCGGAGCAATTACAAAATCAAAAAACTTTTAATATTTCCATTAATAAAGATGGCGAATTTATGCTTGATGGAAAAATGGTGACAATAGATCAATTAAAATCAGCAGCACGTGATGCTACTCAAAGTAAAGTAAAAGTTGTTGCTATGATAAGTGCTGATAAAAGTGCTCTTTATAATTCTGTTGTTGTTGCAATGGATGCTCTTCGCTCAGAAGGGGTATCAGATTTTGCTTTACAACTTGATCCCGCCACACAAAAAAAATAAGATGAGGCTCCAATTGCCCTTTTTATGGAGCCTGAGCAATGCTAAATCAAAAAGCTTTAATGAATGAAAATATATGTTCCCGAGTATGGACACAACCTATTAAAGGAACAAGAGAAGGTAACGAAAAAATTGGGCTAGAAATGGAAATGCACGCCTACGATTCAAATACCCTTGCTCCCATTGGAACAAATGGTTCAAAAATGGATGTGCAAATATTATTAAAACGTGTCGCTGAAATTTCTACTCCTATTAAAATAAAATATGATGAATCTTCGTCTTTAATTACAGATGTTTTTTTTAAACAAGGTGGAAATATTAGTGCAGAACCAGGTGGGCAAATTGAGTTTTCATCGGCCCCGTATGAAAGATTATCTGATTTAATTGAAAACGTTACAAAAGGATTAAAAATTTTAGAAGAAGCATCTGATGGTGAACTTGTTTTTTTATCTCATGGAACAAATCCTATCGCAGCAGATGATCATCCTTTAGTGCTTCCTAAAGAACGTTATCAAATCATGACTCGTTACTTTGAATCGGCACCGCAAGTGCGTGGTGTCGATATGATGAGACATAGTGCTACTGTACAAGCCAATTTAGATATTTTTGGAGATGAAAATTGGCAAGATGCTGTTGATCTTATTTTAGTTTTAGTCCCAATCACTCAAAATTTATTTGCCAATTCTCGTTTTATAAAAGGAAAAAAAAGTAAATTTTATTCGGAAAGACAAGAAATTTGGAATCAAATGGATCCGACTCGTTCTGGAATTCCAATAAATATGCCTTTTGCAGAAAACTCGGAATGTGCTTATGCAGAGTGGGCGCGTAAAGCAAACGTATTTTATGTAGAAGGATTGCCTATAAAAGAGCAGCCTTTATTTAATGAACTCAATTTTGAAAATTGGTTAAAAAATGGATACAAAGGCATTTTTCCAGATATAACAAGTTGGGAAACCCATTTGGGTACGTTATTTCCTCATTTGAGATTGAGAGATTTCCTTGAAATACGCCATATAGATGCTCAACCGTTTGAACATACATTAGCTCCCATTGCCTTCTTTCATGCTCTTGCCAAAACCAAAAAAATTAGGCAAGATGTTTGGGATTTACTTAAGAAAAATAAAGTAGATGTAAAAAATGTTTTTAATTCAAATTCAAGTTTTTCGCACTTATATAATCCTTTATTAGATTTTGCTGTTGATATTTTAAATCAACATAAAGAATTCGAGGGTATGAAAGCTGTTCTTGCCTATAAAAACTTTCTTCTACTAAAAGAGTCTTATTGGGAAGCAAAAAGCGCAAAAGAATTTGTAACTAAAAATATAACTTCTAAGCCTTCTCAAGAGTTTCTTAAAAATCTTTTTTAAATTTAATTTTATATATTAAATTTCTGTAGAAGGTATAAAGAAAGTGCAAAAAAAGAATAATTATTTGATTGGTGTCACTGAGATGACAATAGCCAATTCTTTTGTTGGTGTAAATATTATTTTAAATAAATATCTAATTGAAAAAGCACCTCTTATGCTTTTATTAGAACTTAGATATATTTTTGGTGTACTTATACTTTTAGCAGTTTCTTTATTAATGAAATCTAAATTTCAGTTTTATTTAACGGAAGAAAAATTTTCTAAAAAAGATTGGTTTATTTATTTATTAATGGCTTTATCTGGAGGAGTCTTTTTTAATTTTATATACATGTGTGGCATGGATAAGACAACGGCAACTTCTGTTGGAATTATTGGAAGTTCTATTCCTACAATAATTGTTCTTTTTTCCTTTTTCTTTTTAAAACAGCCATTAAAACAAATTCATGTATTTTGTATTTTTCTGGTTGTTCTTGGGGTTTTAATATTAAATTTAAGTAAACCAACTCATAATAATTCAATTAATTTTGATTCTTCTAAAGTTTGGTTAGGTAATTTTATTGTATTTTTAGCTATGATTCCTGAAGCTTTATTTACGATTTTTGCTAAAATGATTAAAATTAAGGTGTCACCCGTTATTTCAGGTTTATTCATTAATTTATTTAATGGACTTTTTTGTTTACCATTTGCCATTTATAGCTTAAATGAAGTAAATATATTTGCACTTGATTCTAATATCTGGTTGTTTAGTTTTTTTGTAGGCCTTTTTAGTGGTGCTTTATTTTACGTATTTTATAATCGTGGTATTTCAAAAATTGATTCCAACACAGCAGCCTTAATGACGGGTGTTATACCTATTAGTTCTGCCATTTTAGCAATCGTGTTTTTAAATGAGCCAATACAAATTTACACTTTTATGGGTATGATTTGTGTTTTATTATCAATTTATCTTGGAGTAAGATTTGGTGATAATTCTAAAATATTATTCCAACGAATCCGCCAAAAGTAATAACATTTCACTCATTTGTTTTACGGAAAGAGTTTTATTATTTTCTTTTACACGCACATAATTTTCATCAAGTAATTTA
This window harbors:
- a CDS encoding ABC transporter permease, whose product is MNLLFRLALNFICKKNSKVLSFTSLVSIVGISFGVAAFLVVITVLNSFQSEIKNIISSVNPNLTIYSSSGINNPNEFQKELKKLINVPLNSMSNFIYQESIMGLGRQTSAVYIRAIEGTKSSSASNLNPYMHPKNALQTLDVSSKLIDQKRNTLDEGNKPEFLPHVILGKELAESLDAKIGNIVTLMTFGSERNTLGVRYNKLYVTGIIDTGLSEIDKKQVFMNFDDGIKLFGSLNWASGIEISMKNPDQALLVSKKLNLEIPYNVISWQQLHTGLFEQIERDGTAIQLIVLIISFVAGFNIIVTLSLTVMDRAKQIALLRALGAKKSLVISTFVYSGIVLGIFGSTLGVICGLIILKIFSGIYLGDFQKFYYLEKIPVHIDFQLIIFAFFTSIFLSFIGALYPAWKASRVSPMHGLNQGN
- a CDS encoding aldo/keto reductase, which translates into the protein MTTHIGFATSQGTKPSSQSLGRVFESRRRVLYKGGPSVTPVGFGTYRIGFSKNLGFPDCVNALESALRKGLNLIDSSSNYGHGQSEMLIGKTITKLINENIIKRENIVVVSKVGYIQASNIELAKSRELQGNGFQEISKFGDETWHCIHPDFIFDQIERSCSRLGLETIDVYLLHNPEYMLKRFELDGMDVEEARALFYSRLKESFIALEKLVSTGKIKAYGISSNNLGAPQEEYSSVSIKKVHEVAKSIFENPNFKVVQFPMNWIEVSPAFYDIEDLGESTLSYAQKNDIGVMLNRPFNAMFNDGLIRLTRPQVNKEDMDKLDAGMKLGLENWSKLASDLERLAKEQLADVLGYDDATLSQIVVSTLAWYPGVTSVLCGVRKEHYVDDVEQALARPSLPRAREHLYGIYENLEFST
- a CDS encoding MotA/TolQ/ExbB proton channel family protein — protein: MNLTQEFSKFALATGPQWVMYLLIVCSVINVAIIIDRIIFFQKMKGDFAEFIKNLTERLNSSEPIEQTSAWCSGQKMLEANVAAVGLERSKDNLKAAEESMNATMIAAKTRLERGTVVLGTLGSNTPFLGLFGTIIGIIEAFHALSTAAAPGPEVIMASISEALVATALGILVAIPAVVSFNFFNRAIKKKMANSDATSRIVMTHLGSNQRKGG
- a CDS encoding ExbD/TolR family protein, with the translated sequence MAGKIGGGDDEPIVDINITPFVDVVLVLLVIFMVTAHFIVNKGMKLELPKAVTAEQLQNQKTFNISINKDGEFMLDGKMVTIDQLKSAARDATQSKVKVVAMISADKSALYNSVVVAMDALRSEGVSDFALQLDPATQKK
- a CDS encoding glutamate-cysteine ligase family protein, yielding MLNQKALMNENICSRVWTQPIKGTREGNEKIGLEMEMHAYDSNTLAPIGTNGSKMDVQILLKRVAEISTPIKIKYDESSSLITDVFFKQGGNISAEPGGQIEFSSAPYERLSDLIENVTKGLKILEEASDGELVFLSHGTNPIAADDHPLVLPKERYQIMTRYFESAPQVRGVDMMRHSATVQANLDIFGDENWQDAVDLILVLVPITQNLFANSRFIKGKKSKFYSERQEIWNQMDPTRSGIPINMPFAENSECAYAEWARKANVFYVEGLPIKEQPLFNELNFENWLKNGYKGIFPDITSWETHLGTLFPHLRLRDFLEIRHIDAQPFEHTLAPIAFFHALAKTKKIRQDVWDLLKKNKVDVKNVFNSNSSFSHLYNPLLDFAVDILNQHKEFEGMKAVLAYKNFLLLKESYWEAKSAKEFVTKNITSKPSQEFLKNLF
- a CDS encoding DMT family transporter, which encodes MQKKNNYLIGVTEMTIANSFVGVNIILNKYLIEKAPLMLLLELRYIFGVLILLAVSLLMKSKFQFYLTEEKFSKKDWFIYLLMALSGGVFFNFIYMCGMDKTTATSVGIIGSSIPTIIVLFSFFFLKQPLKQIHVFCIFLVVLGVLILNLSKPTHNNSINFDSSKVWLGNFIVFLAMIPEALFTIFAKMIKIKVSPVISGLFINLFNGLFCLPFAIYSLNEVNIFALDSNIWLFSFFVGLFSGALFYVFYNRGISKIDSNTAALMTGVIPISSAILAIVFLNEPIQIYTFMGMICVLLSIYLGVRFGDNSKILFQRIRQK